One genomic region from Halorussus rarus encodes:
- a CDS encoding response regulator → MAPELLIVDDSDFQRTMVRQAVESEFDVVAEAADGAEAVEQFERHRPDAVTMDIMMPEMDGVEATSRIKADDSPPAVVMVTSVDQQSKMKQAVKAGADGYVTKPFEPEDVTAELLSVL, encoded by the coding sequence ATGGCTCCAGAGTTGTTAATCGTGGACGACAGCGACTTCCAGCGGACGATGGTCCGGCAGGCCGTCGAGAGCGAGTTCGACGTGGTCGCCGAGGCCGCCGACGGCGCCGAGGCGGTCGAGCAGTTCGAGCGCCACCGGCCCGACGCGGTGACGATGGACATCATGATGCCCGAGATGGACGGGGTCGAGGCGACCTCCCGGATCAAGGCCGACGACAGCCCGCCGGCGGTCGTGATGGTGACCAGCGTCGACCAGCAGAGCAAGATGAAGCAGGCCGTCAAGGCCGGCGCGGACGGCTACGTGACCAAGCCGTTCGAGCCCGAGGACGTCACCGCGGAGTTGTTGTCGGTCCTCTGA
- a CDS encoding DUF7522 family protein, with protein sequence MPEESANRLVAFLEERAGEYLRGAIHYSADEYVSLYMRDDVEALYSSEKMDELATYYRQENRNQTTEEPFHLGTNHCTVNFYDDAILFHFTQGENLGTVITLEPDAGRDIVGFITECLKQLHYNSPQEIARAPTWLED encoded by the coding sequence ATGCCAGAAGAATCTGCGAATCGTCTGGTGGCCTTTCTCGAAGAACGAGCGGGCGAATACCTGCGCGGTGCAATTCACTATTCTGCAGACGAATATGTCTCGCTCTACATGCGAGACGACGTCGAGGCACTGTATTCATCCGAGAAAATGGACGAGCTGGCTACGTATTATCGACAGGAGAACCGGAATCAAACTACCGAAGAGCCGTTTCACCTCGGAACGAACCATTGCACGGTGAATTTTTATGACGACGCGATTCTGTTCCACTTCACACAGGGGGAGAACCTGGGGACGGTGATTACCCTTGAACCGGATGCAGGCCGAGATATTGTCGGATTCATCACGGAATGTCTGAAACAGCTTCACTACAACTCTCCACAAGAGATAGCAAGGGCACCGACATGGTTGGAAGATTGA
- the gcvPB gene encoding aminomethyl-transferring glycine dehydrogenase subunit GcvPB, which produces MRYDQARWTHDADGGETGEGEDAQGQYEPLLSEKNTKEVDVDSPLPDDLTRDSVELPDLSEPELARHYTRLSQMNYGVDSGPYPLGSCTMKYNPKFTEDVAALPSAAVHPDRSGRSVQGTLALMHGLQDYLARIGGMDAVSLQPPAGAAGEFTGILVAKAYHEANGEGDRRDEIIVPDSAHGTNFASAALAGYEVVELPSGDDGRVDLDALEAAASDRTALFMLTNPNTLGLFERDIEEIADVVHDAGGLLYYDGANLNALLGRARPGDMGFDIMHYNVHKTFATPHGGGGPGAGPVGVVSDLAEFLPAPRVREVGRREGEGRGTGGVYERFDPENTVGKVHGFEGNWLVLVKAYAYIARLGDEGLADASAKAVLNANYLASQIDYEVPFEPFHHEFVASAGDQDAADVAKRMLDYGVHPPTTKWPEIVPEALMTEPTEIEGKDTLDQLADAFDAVAAEDEESLASAPNRTTARRIDQTSAARDLRLSWQSLDTEE; this is translated from the coding sequence ATGAGATACGACCAGGCCCGCTGGACTCACGACGCCGACGGCGGCGAGACGGGTGAGGGCGAGGACGCTCAGGGCCAGTACGAACCCCTGCTCTCGGAGAAGAACACCAAGGAGGTCGACGTCGACTCCCCGCTGCCCGACGACCTGACCCGGGACAGCGTCGAGCTCCCGGACCTCTCGGAGCCCGAGCTCGCGCGCCACTACACCCGACTCTCCCAGATGAACTACGGGGTCGACTCCGGGCCGTACCCGCTCGGGAGCTGCACGATGAAGTACAACCCCAAGTTCACCGAGGACGTGGCCGCGCTCCCGAGCGCGGCGGTCCACCCCGACCGGTCGGGCCGGAGCGTCCAGGGCACCCTCGCGCTCATGCACGGCCTCCAGGACTACCTCGCGCGCATCGGCGGGATGGACGCCGTGAGCCTCCAGCCCCCGGCGGGCGCGGCCGGGGAGTTCACGGGCATCCTCGTCGCGAAGGCCTACCACGAGGCCAACGGCGAGGGCGACCGGCGCGACGAGATCATCGTCCCCGACAGCGCCCACGGCACCAACTTCGCCAGCGCGGCGCTGGCCGGCTACGAGGTCGTGGAACTTCCGTCGGGCGACGACGGCCGGGTCGACCTCGACGCCCTGGAGGCCGCTGCGAGCGACCGGACCGCGCTGTTCATGCTCACGAACCCCAACACGCTCGGGCTCTTCGAGCGCGACATCGAGGAGATCGCCGACGTCGTCCACGACGCGGGCGGGCTGCTCTACTACGACGGCGCGAACCTCAACGCGCTGCTCGGCCGGGCCCGGCCGGGCGACATGGGCTTCGACATCATGCACTACAACGTCCACAAGACGTTCGCCACACCCCACGGCGGCGGCGGGCCGGGCGCCGGCCCGGTCGGCGTCGTCTCGGACCTCGCGGAGTTCCTGCCCGCGCCCCGGGTCCGGGAGGTCGGCCGACGCGAGGGCGAAGGACGGGGCACCGGCGGCGTGTACGAGCGCTTCGACCCCGAGAACACGGTCGGCAAGGTCCACGGTTTCGAGGGCAACTGGCTCGTCCTCGTGAAGGCGTACGCCTACATCGCCCGGCTCGGCGACGAGGGGCTGGCCGACGCCTCGGCGAAGGCGGTGCTCAACGCCAACTACCTCGCCAGCCAGATCGACTACGAGGTCCCGTTCGAGCCCTTCCACCACGAGTTCGTCGCGAGCGCGGGCGACCAGGACGCGGCCGACGTCGCCAAGCGCATGCTCGACTACGGCGTCCACCCGCCGACGACGAAGTGGCCCGAGATCGTCCCGGAGGCGCTGATGACCGAACCCACTGAGATCGAGGGCAAGGACACGCTAGACCAGCTCGCGGACGCGTTCGACGCGGTCGCCGCCGAGGACGAGGAGTCGCTGGCGAGCGCGCCGAACCGGACCACGGCCCGGCGCATCGACCAGACCAGCGCGGCGCGGGACCTCCGGCTGTCGTGGCAATCGCTCGACACCGAGGAGTAG
- the gcvPA gene encoding aminomethyl-transferring glycine dehydrogenase subunit GcvPA yields MSGRHEPGVRGSPYAPHTADETAAMLDAVGADDAAELFDIPESVAFDGEFGIDARTEREAERRVRGLLSRNDDLTEFLGRGHYDHYVPSLVDHLSQRSEFLTSYTQYQPEITQGFLQALFEYQSMLVELTGLEVVNASMYDHASALAEAALLAARVRSTDGDRVLVPDYLLDARRDVLENYTDGAGLTVEAFGTDDGNVDPDALADAVDDDAVMVYAENPTTLGTVEEHLAEIGDLADDHDALFCLGSDPVALSILQEPESVGADVVVGDAATLGLPTAYGMGLGLFACRENFVRQVPGRLVGASEDAADRRAYTLTLQTREQHIRRERATSNICTNQAWVALRTAIHAAYLGPEGLVDLGNDCVRLAAGLADRLDDVTGVQAPVHDRHHFREFVAHTDQPAAAVASDLEAEGFAVHAVGEHLVQVCVTDANEHAVDDLVAAFEEVA; encoded by the coding sequence ATGAGCGGACGACACGAGCCAGGGGTCCGGGGAAGCCCGTACGCACCGCACACCGCCGACGAGACGGCGGCGATGCTCGACGCAGTTGGCGCCGACGACGCGGCGGAACTGTTCGACATCCCGGAGTCGGTCGCGTTCGACGGGGAGTTCGGCATCGACGCCAGGACCGAACGCGAGGCCGAACGCCGCGTCCGGGGGCTGCTCTCGCGCAACGACGACCTGACCGAGTTCCTCGGCCGGGGCCACTACGACCACTACGTCCCGTCGCTGGTCGACCACCTCTCGCAGCGCTCGGAGTTTCTGACCTCCTACACCCAGTACCAGCCCGAGATCACCCAGGGGTTCCTGCAGGCCCTCTTCGAGTACCAGTCGATGCTGGTCGAGCTGACCGGCCTCGAGGTCGTGAACGCCTCGATGTACGACCACGCGAGCGCGCTCGCCGAGGCCGCCCTGCTCGCCGCCCGCGTCCGGTCGACCGACGGCGACCGGGTGCTGGTGCCCGACTACCTGCTCGACGCGCGCCGGGACGTCCTGGAGAACTACACCGACGGCGCGGGCCTGACGGTCGAGGCGTTCGGCACCGACGACGGCAACGTCGACCCCGACGCGCTCGCCGACGCCGTCGACGACGACGCGGTGATGGTGTACGCCGAGAACCCGACCACGCTCGGGACCGTCGAGGAGCACCTCGCCGAGATCGGCGACCTCGCCGACGACCACGACGCGCTGTTCTGCCTCGGGTCGGACCCGGTCGCCCTGTCGATTCTCCAGGAGCCCGAATCGGTCGGCGCGGACGTCGTGGTCGGGGACGCCGCGACCCTCGGCCTGCCGACCGCCTACGGGATGGGCCTCGGACTCTTCGCCTGCCGCGAGAACTTCGTCCGACAGGTGCCCGGCCGCCTCGTCGGCGCGAGCGAGGACGCCGCCGACCGGCGGGCCTACACCCTGACGCTCCAGACGCGCGAGCAGCACATCCGCCGGGAGCGCGCGACGAGCAACATCTGCACCAACCAGGCGTGGGTCGCGCTCCGGACCGCCATCCACGCCGCCTACCTCGGTCCCGAGGGGCTGGTGGACCTGGGCAACGACTGCGTGCGCCTCGCCGCCGGCCTCGCCGACAGGCTCGACGACGTGACCGGCGTCCAGGCGCCGGTCCACGACCGCCACCACTTCCGGGAGTTCGTCGCTCACACCGACCAGCCCGCCGCAGCGGTCGCTTCGGATCTCGAAGCCGAGGGGTTCGCGGTCCACGCCGTCGGCGAACACCTGGTCCAGGTCTGCGTCACCGACGCCAACGAGCACGCCGTCGACGACCTGGTCGCGGCCTTCGAGGAGGTGGCCTGA
- a CDS encoding class I SAM-dependent methyltransferase encodes MRELPLDDLSAHSPWPARLLGREDWEEQPGLGGTGVDIYDEVYGKLLGLARENPEMNFRDVQRVANHHAEESPVPISRAEQLYLADVDEKQELQDEALVASFAGVLEGGETVVALGCGWGYELGVLADAYPDCVFVGGDPAANGVELGRELLGDRERISFGAFDFRDDRWDLLEDALAETDDNDVVLFTQGSLTALPSVADIVAETLTDYLDDARAGVHLEHVYELHPEETLLGHMRRAYADLRDYNDDLLTSLRAAEGVDVTSATYDVVGGNPLHPLSEVVWEPA; translated from the coding sequence GTGCGCGAACTCCCGCTCGACGACCTGTCGGCCCACTCGCCGTGGCCCGCCCGACTCCTCGGCCGCGAGGACTGGGAGGAACAGCCGGGCTTGGGCGGGACCGGGGTCGACATCTACGACGAGGTGTACGGCAAGCTGCTCGGGCTGGCACGCGAGAACCCGGAGATGAACTTCCGGGACGTCCAGCGCGTCGCCAACCACCACGCCGAGGAGAGCCCGGTCCCGATCTCGAGGGCGGAGCAGCTCTACCTCGCGGACGTCGACGAGAAGCAGGAACTGCAGGACGAGGCGCTCGTCGCCTCGTTCGCCGGGGTCTTGGAGGGCGGCGAGACCGTGGTCGCGCTCGGCTGCGGCTGGGGGTACGAACTCGGCGTGCTCGCCGACGCCTACCCCGACTGCGTGTTCGTCGGCGGCGACCCCGCCGCGAACGGCGTCGAACTCGGTCGCGAACTGCTGGGCGACCGCGAGCGAATCTCGTTCGGCGCGTTCGACTTCCGCGACGACAGGTGGGACCTGCTAGAAGACGCGCTCGCGGAAACAGACGACAACGACGTGGTCCTGTTCACCCAGGGGTCGCTGACTGCGTTGCCGAGCGTGGCCGACATCGTCGCCGAGACCCTGACCGACTATCTCGACGACGCCCGTGCCGGCGTCCACCTCGAACACGTGTATGAACTCCACCCCGAGGAGACGCTACTGGGCCACATGCGCCGAGCCTACGCCGACCTGCGCGACTACAACGACGACCTGCTGACGTCGCTCCGGGCGGCGGAGGGCGTCGACGTTACCAGCGCCACGTACGACGTGGTCGGCGGGAATCCGCTCCACCCGCTCTCGGAGGTTGTGTGGGAGCCGGCCTGA